Genomic segment of Drosophila takahashii strain IR98-3 E-12201 chromosome X, DtakHiC1v2, whole genome shotgun sequence:
GACGATGGGGCTCAGGctcaataaaaaattgaattgaacaTTTCCGGTTGGACAACGCTTATGGCAACCGTGTGGGCAACCGGACAACGGCCCATGACTGACCCATTCAATTAAGCAtgaaaaaaagttgttgaaaaaaaaacgaattggGGGAGTGGCCCGGGGGCAGGGGACGTGGACGTGGACCTCGTCTAGTCCATAAAAAAAGGACATCACTTAAGGAGAAACTCGGACAGTGGCCGCAACAAAACACGCATCACTTGTCACACATACTTAGCAGACATGGGCGTGGGCGAAAAAATGTAGGGGGGTGGGGAGGGGTGAGACAAAAAAGAGACCCCCCTCCATCGTGTTCTGGTGTTGTTATTGAGgtgtaatacaattttttgccATGATACCCCATAACAATGGCTGAAACGGAAATGGAGACAAAATAAACCGTTCTTGATTTCGCATTACCGCAGTTTTGGCGAATTGAAATCACCCTTTTTGGTGTTTTATGATTTcctgaaatattttcatattaaataccatttttcgtttcgtttttaatCAGCTATTTAGTATTTAAAGCTAGTTACTCTTAacttacttttaaataataatttaacctACTTGTTTTCGTCagtaattatttctttaataattttaataattttttatttgtacttATTTGTTGCTGAAatttatcatatttaaaacattaagattattttcttaaatttttatttacatttaatatttatagtatttttaaatatttctttatttgattaaatattataataataaatatataactaaatttcaaaaaacttgaagtatatttccttttcttttgctGGTAATTCAGAAGTCGGAACATCGCCAAAGTCAGAGACAGACTGAGAAATCGAATCAGAAAAGGTTAACGAGTCCTGGGCACATATGGCGGCATTagtttgggattgggattggggatggggatgcaTCCAATCGTGGACAACGCATAAACTTGCAATTGAGCCAATTTGTAAAAGTGCGGCAAGCCCATTAAGATGAGGTCCTGCCAGTCGGGTCCTGGCAATCGAAGCTCGGCGGACAGGACACCTGCTCCTTCTCCATCTACAGATCCACCCCCTTATATGCATGTACAGCCGAGATATAAGGCCCCCCAATCCGaaaaggaaacttttgttgGGCATCTACTTTGCATTACAAGCgcccacattaaaattaaaataaagttttcctgGGCATACATATCCCTTTCAATGCCGTCCAGTccctttttccttttccattttctttttttgcaactacaaataaatctaaaacTCGCACATTTCTGATGGATACTTACACTTAAAAACTCACACACAAGGACACAAAGGATACGGGTCGGCCGCAGTTGGCCAttcgcagttttatttttgcatttacaTCAGCCCACATGCATTATGCATACGTACTTATATACATGGGGAATAATAtacataaaaacatatatggaaaaaatatatccCTTTTGCGTGAAAGAGATCCTTTTGCATACACTTTCTGttgactaaaaaataaaagatttatacagctttaaaaataaaatacaaaagagtaatacaaataataaagaaaagagTAATTAGATATCAAAttccatatttaaattaaattgatttctttttcagcatatttatatttttaaacatatttgtattttacttaatatttaaaaatatctaaataaaatttaatattgtttaaaaattcgcACAACTTCAATCTACCAATAGAGCATTACCACTTccaaaagggatattttctACCACTCACATTTGAGCTTAACTTTACATTTCTTGTTGAATTTCCTGTTAAGTTGCGTTCTTTGTCCTTTCTTtgattctgttttttttttcaagaattCACTTTGGACTTTAAAACAAAGCGCTgggcacaacaacaacaagaaccagaacaacaaaaaagggcaaaatcaaaataaagtatgcaaaaagtGAAACAAAAAAGAGCTAAGGGCACAAAGGATGCAAAGGATACAATAATATCCTTAAGCTACGAATGCAACATGAATTTGTCTTTGCTCGACTGGACTTCTCGACCTTTTCCCTCGCTCTTCGAGAGCTCCagaaaaaagataaataaatgtacaGCCATATgtgtaacaaaaaaatatataaaaaaaaaataaaaaggatacTCGAACTTTACAAATGCATGCACATTAGAGAGAtttacgtgtgtgtgtgtgggtatgTGTGTGGGTATGTGTGTGGGTATGTGTGTGGGAAAGCAGGGAAAGCATTCACATGCGACGCATAAGATTACTACCCACACACTCGAAAAGCCATCGTCCTTTGGTcctttttgcctttgcctttgccttttgcTTCGacacttattttaatttatttcattttcatttatgcACAACGCTTCAAATGTCCTTTTccctgcgtgtgtgtgttgccCCCTGTCTGtgtgtaattaaataaaagcgaCCTTAAAGGCTcacccacacactcacacgcaCCACGATAAGGGCCGCAATTCTCCAACAACCTTTTACTTTAATTGCCCAAAAACACCTTGCGATATTCTAGACTTGTAGATCCCAAGATCACTAGCAGGGAACACATTATATCCTTGCCATTTAAGAAAagcaaaagaagaaaatataaGATATGAATTACAAAATTGAtgaacaaatataataaagaaaatatttaatgaaaaatatatactagTTGGTTTTTTGAAGAgatacgaaaaaaatatatataattatttgaatAATCTTGTCAATCTTGAAAAAGAATATAAGTTTCAGTGGTGGATCCAAATCTTTGTTATGCTAGGGATTTTAGGAATAAGTTGTTTGTTGCACACTTTTAGAATACCATATATCCTTTCACTTTTTATCCGGATAGgtgggaaatattttatttttaaaacaaaaaatgcccAAACCAAAAGAGGACCTACTGGCGTCATCTAACGGATGCAAATGCAGAACTTTATTCTTATAAAAACGGACGTCTCAAAAAGCCTCTATACATGCTAAAGGCTAGTTGTTAAActcttaaatacatttttttaatcaataagTGCCCGATTATCTTCTAGCTGGAAGAAAAGGTCGCCAAactaagcaaatatttaatttatttaaataaaaacgccCAAAATAGGACCTGCTGGCGCCATCTAACGGATGTAAATGTATAACTTTCTACTTCAAATGGCCGAATAATACACCAGAGGGCGttgtttcatatcaaattgGGCACAATTTTACAGGTGCTCTTATTACATATTttcctatatatattttcctttttaatttttttaggtatcacttatttttcctaatttcttactaaattaatttgttttaaattaacacTGCAAAGTCCAAGCGAAAATTAGTGCTACCATTCTGTCACGGCAGACTCGTTTAGTATTTTTCGGTATTTCAGTAGCAATTTAATACCGATTTAATACCAACCGTGTTAGCCGAGGCACAACGGTACCACTAATTTATTAGTAAAAaataacttgtttttttttagtttcgaAAAAGGCAAAATGACAGTCCAAGAGGGGCGAAATAAATAAGTTGAAGACGCCAGGCACCGAGCACCAACTGCCCCCCACCACAGGCACCACCCACAGGCCCGTTTCCGCGGGCTAAAAAGTCTCGCATTTGGCCCACTAGATCGCATCGGTTTTACTGAAAACAACAAGTTTGTACTTGAAAAGTACGGCGTATATCCGGGGATCAGCCGCCAAGTGAACGTCCGATGCGGCAGGAGCAGCGATCCGCTCGAGGATTGTGGAATCCGGAAACCGGAGGAATCCCGGCGAGGATGTGATGTGCGCACTGGGCCCTCACCGCTGGTCGATATAAACTCGTGCCCCCTCGTCTCTTCCCCGctgtccacctcctcctcctcctcctgggaGTCCCGATCCCCCAGAGCATCCGCCTTCTAGAAACCGAGGTGTCTTGGTTTTACAACCCCAGATATCTTGGGAATATCAAGGGAACCCAAGAACTAAGAAATCCTGGAGAGAAGAGAGAATCCTAGATGAACATGAACTGATGTAGCTTGGTGGAAGATCAAGAACACCTCAGGACCTCGAAAGCCAAGCGAAAACCCATGGAATCTTGGCCACTAGCCTGAAAAACTAAGCAATATTATAGAAGGAAAGTCTGAAGCTATCTTAATACTAAGAATTGGAGGAAGAAACCCCGAAGCTGAGGTATCTTCGAAAGAAACCCTTCACCCAGAAAACGGAACAAGAGGGCACCTTCCTCTGAAAACCAGGGCAGGATCATCGGCAGCCCAGGGAGATGGCCACCGCATCGCTGGACGCACTGCAGGCAGCCTATGTGGACTTCAGCGAGCTAACGCTCAGAGAGGTGCGAGAGGTCCCAAGATTATAGAGATcttatatcatatatcataGTTTCTAGAACTGGAGTCCCAGGAAGATTAGTTTCTAGAATTCGTATCCCTTATCTTAGGAGcctttgggaatttaattcgaatttaattataataataatctaaaaaaaatactggGAAAAACCCATTTGTCAGCGAATTCAGGCTGAGTTTAAGATAAAAGCCCTGTTTTAGGCAGAAAACTGGCATTTGCTTGATTAGTCGCTTGATTATCACaagttttcatattattttagaaCCAGAACAACAGGAAATgttataattgtttttaaaaatatgacaaacatCTGCTGAAatcttaatttatatatatatattattttgattagGTTAATAGTTAGATGTAAATTCTAGTTAGGATTGTTAGAAATTAGAAAGATAAATGCTTTGGCAGACTTGAGATTCAGATCTCCCTATATTTGCATTACTTTGATAACTGATTTCAGAATGAAAACCAGTTAGAATTCTTGGAAATAACCATAGATTTTTAATGGCATATGATAAGAATATTTAATACCTTCATTGTTTCCCTTGCAGAAAGTCGGCCATGGGTCCTACGGCGTGGTCTGCAAGGCCGTCTGGCGCGACAAGCTGGTGGCCGTCAAGGAGTTCTTCGCCAGCGCCGAGCAGAAGGACATCGAGAAGGAGGTGAAGCAGCTGTCGCGCGTCAAGCACGTGAACATCATCGCCCTGCACGGCATATCCTCGTACCAGCAGGCCACCTACCTGATCATGGAGTACGCCGAGGGCGGATCGCTGCACAACTTTCTGCACGGCAAGGTGAAGCCGGCCTACTCCCTGGCCCATGCCATGAGTTGGGCGCGCCAGTGTGCCGAGGTGGGTCGCAGGGCCAAGCCCTTTTGGGGGAACTTCCGTTCACTCTATCTGGCAATTGAATAAAGATTAACCTGTTGTGTTCTCCCCTCTAGGGCCTCGCCTATTTGCACGCCATGACGCCGAAGCCGCTGATCCATCGCGACGTGAAGCCGCTGAATCTGCTGCTGACCAACAAGGGACGCAATCTGAAGATCTGCGATTTCGGCACGGTGGCCGATAAGTCCACCATGATGACGAACAATCGCGGCAGCGCCGCCTGGATGGCGCCCGAGGTCTTCGAGGGCTCCAAGTATACGGAGAAGTGCGACATTTTCAGCTGGGCCATCGTCCTCTGGGAGGTTCTGTCCCGGAAGCAGCCCTTCAAGGGCATCGACAATGCCTACACCATCCAGTGGAAGATCTACAAGGGTGCGTCGATATTAttagaattattttattatttaaaattaatgattttGTAACCTCTTAGGGGAACGTCCACCGCTGCTGACGACCTGCCCCAAGCGCATCGAGGACCTGATGACCGCCTGCTGGAAAACGGTGCCCGAGGATCGCCCCTCGATGCAGTACATTGTGGGCGTTATGCACGAGATCGTCAAAGACTACACGGGGGCGGACAAGGCCCTGGAATACACGTTTGTTAATCAACAGGTGAAGTTAGCTCTAATTTATAGAATAGAATTTTAagcgaatatatttttaaagaacgtTTTACAGTTTACCATattaatatcaatttatttcatttaccattttaaattgtataatattttgatcACGTAGAATAGAATTTTGAacgaatatatttttgaatttttttgaagtttacaaaaattttaatttaagtattaTCTTATTCATTTTGAATTATTCAAGAAATAGGAAACATATTCTtaggattattattatttttatcacaTTTAACTCGCAATTAAAATCGAATCTCTTGTCTAATTAGCTATTTTATGAACTATgtcttttaatttcatttatattgACTTATTGCCATTGAACCCATTCATTTAAGCAAACCTTGAAATCTCTGAAATGTTGCTGATTATAAAATCCTTGAATCCTCCTTGCAGATTGTCACCAAAGAGAGCGACGGCACGGTGGCCGCTCAATCGGATAGCCTCAGTTCGCTGGAGGAGGAACTGAGCCCCTCGTCCACACAGTTAACACCGACAACGGCGGCCAACGCCAATGTGAACGCGATAGCaataacagaaacagaaacaacgACTAGCTCAATGACCGAAAATACCTCATCAACATCATCGGACATCACACCGACGAACTCGGGCCAACTTGACAATAATCCGCTATTCCATATGGTCAGCAATCGCTGGGACGCGATTCCCGAGGAGGATAGCAACGAGAGCCGCAACGACAGCTTCAACCTCACCTCGTCGGCGGAGGCCACCCAAAGGCTGGAGACGATCCGGAACGGCATGATCCTGATGGCCAGCAAGCCCGTGGAGCAGCTCACCGTCGACGTGGAGCCGGTACGTGTCTTGAGATTGTTTTGCTTTGCTAGTTgggtctttaaaaatattgatagaAATATTACAATAGGTATagattatgattttatttatttaaagtatatTTTGTTCTTGAATAatctgttaaaaatgtttcaattatttattgcGAATATAAATTCGAgtatataaattgaaatacggtttttaaactttttttcaaatatttaaatctctgatattttttattccaaaatagaaaagtaaataaaattgctaacacatattttcatattatatttaaagtgttaagaattgtctaaaatataaaaccttaGAATGATAAGTATTTATCCTATAtgtatttctaattttacCTCTGATACACTTGCAATAACTTATTGATTTCCTATGATTTTCTATACCCTCCAGAATGGCTTCGATCTGAGTCGCAgcgagagcagcagcagcagcacgcaCGGTGAGTAGTTCACTTTAAACCAAATTTGCTGTTGATTCTATAAACCCACCTGCTGTCCGTTTGTTTTCCGCCCATTTTCCGTCGTCTGCCATGAATCACACGCACTTTGGCATCAAATCGAGAGACACAATGGCGTGTTTTCGattttatataatggcatttaatgaaaacaaaatgttatgtCTCAGTCCGTTTATCTATTTGAATCCTTAAAGGTGATGTCTTCTTAAGTGATTCGTTTAATTGGTTTCACAAATGGGACTTAAATAGATATTCTTTGGTAATAGctatgcaattaaaaatttaataaaatatataaatgcttTATCTATCGATTACATTACTAAATAATGCTTAATTTATAACTAAACATAGATATGATCGAATAATTTCGGGACTTAAAAAACAGAATGAATATTGTCagtgatttttttaatgtattatttaaatacataaatgtctgattttattttttatagcttGTTCTATAAATATACTATTTCTACTATTTAAAAGGTTCAAAAGGTTCtaattttttaagcttttactAGGGTATCCGATAGTCGACTCAATCACCCATTTACAGAGATCTCCGCAGGTCACTCTTACTTGATCATCGCAGCTTGACGCATTGTGTCGACTCTTGTGGCACGACAGCTGTTGGATTTTGGCCCGTTGGCTATTCGGCTATTTGGCTCTTTGCCTCTTAGGCTCTTTGGCTATTCGGCCATTCGGCTGTTGGCTATTTGGCTTTTGGCCGCAGGTGACGCATTTTGGCCGTGTGTAAACAATGCACTCGCCATCTCTGTCCGGCACTCAATGTTTGGTTAATTAGCCGCCGCGGTGTTTGTGTATAATGCACAAGGAATCTTTTGAACATTATTCAATTGTCAATGTCTCTGGCTGTGCGGctgcataaattataaatatttagtgcGCTCATTCGGATCGGCGAACCATTTGCGatcttttaaaatcttttgggCATATAACGTAGTTGGGATAGATCGGGAATTTTATTgaggattttttaaacattttttttttaatgcagaatttttaaatattacataggcttttaaatgtatattaatattaaaataaaattaaaatgttaggATTTTGTTaacataacttttttttaaattttcgttATTGAAGtaaataaactt
This window contains:
- the Tak1 gene encoding mitogen-activated protein kinase kinase kinase 7 isoform X1, with the translated sequence MATASLDALQAAYVDFSELTLREKVGHGSYGVVCKAVWRDKLVAVKEFFASAEQKDIEKEVKQLSRVKHVNIIALHGISSYQQATYLIMEYAEGGSLHNFLHGKVKPAYSLAHAMSWARQCAEGLAYLHAMTPKPLIHRDVKPLNLLLTNKGRNLKICDFGTVADKSTMMTNNRGSAAWMAPEVFEGSKYTEKCDIFSWAIVLWEVLSRKQPFKGIDNAYTIQWKIYKGERPPLLTTCPKRIEDLMTACWKTVPEDRPSMQYIVGVMHEIVKDYTGADKALEYTFVNQQIVTKESDGTVAAQSDSLSSLEEELSPSSTQLTPTTAANANVNAIAITETETTTSSMTENTSSTSSDITPTNSGQLDNNPLFHMVSNRWDAIPEEDSNESRNDSFNLTSSAEATQRLETIRNGMILMASKPVEQLTVDVEPNGFDLSRSESSSSSTHAKSDGRERLTVTDTKPVIMTTDLANNNSNNNGGSHAHSNGLLSHVNGRQVTDEELQLQDQEQEIANSLDVAVDPDEDENDGTEQSLAEILDPELQPEPPIPNDAESQLIYREHRHMAKEYLSVDTNLYYAQDFKEKLIVQMDRNEREQKQELLRKIKDKEGLQSLYNNLQQQYERLPASRQLSAGHHPPHQHPHSHPPSHPHLHGQQEEIGGALLPGSVTGGSDSVEEGWVVIQPHPNA